In Spodoptera frugiperda isolate SF20-4 chromosome 3, AGI-APGP_CSIRO_Sfru_2.0, whole genome shotgun sequence, the genomic window cgagccggagccccggtaaacccgctaggtagtccgcagctccggacgtaATGCGTAGGCTTAGAATTCACCAAAAAAAGTGCAATGTCATTGTGGTTTTAGGTTTATCTTTCATCATCTAGGTGTCCTACTAGGTCCTGGGGACATGCCGTGACTGACTTTGTCACAAAGGGCAATATCACTCtggtgtatttatttatttaactctttatgcacataaatgtgtacacaaggtgggcttaatgccgtaggcattttctaccagccaaacctttgggCTTTAAagcttttcttttgttttttaactgACTATTATCGATTTGTAAATTGTTCTATGAGGCAGatgaccaaataaaaatatcatttcgtAATCTTATTCTATGTTTATTGGATTTTTATAGAAGAAAAACAAACTCAATAAATTTGCGGATTCCGCATAAACTTAATTTACTGAAACAACAATATTCGGTTAATTCACATTTTAAAGTCATCGCACACGTAAACGGCACGGCCCCGACACGGCGTTATTTTGCTTTGGGATCAATGTAAAAAGGTGTAAGCGCGCTGACAGCGTACGGACCACGTGCTTACAGCCCTTTTCTTATTGtccgttatgaaatatatcatacgacataagatttaatgttcaaatttaagTGACAAGTTTATTGCTGGCTTGGAGCTGTGCCGTTTAAATGAGATAAGTCGTTTATTCTGCCATAACTTTCTCAAATTCTTTATAAGCGTTGTCGATAACTGATGTGATGTCTCGAGCTGGTTTATTGTCGAGAGTCAGCCAGATAGAGCCTGGGTTACCAGTTGTTAACATCTTAATTAATGCTGAAACGGCCGATTCCCGTCTGTAATGGAAATGAAAGCACAGATGAAAGCAACCATTGggtaattaaaagttaaaaaacgATACCAAAAAAAATGATGACATTCACTACCTATCCTATTCAATGGAGCCATTATTACCCACCGTGACTTCACGAGGCATAAACATGATACCTAAtgcttagaatattttttttataatttaaaatattaaaagcacaCGGCCCCCCTTATGATAACTAGTTACCATAGCCTATGAAcccttgcaacacttggggcattacatgcgatTTGCtgacccttaagaaacctattacTCCCTTCTTAaagtaccccatattgtagcctactgggAAAACCTCGACAGCATTCATTCCACAatcatacctaattaattaattatcattttagaTAGCGTCAAGAACTTACTTTTGCCGTATAAAGCTGTTAGTAATGTTGGTGACGAAATCGTCCACAAGTTTCGGATCCCAAGGCCTGGTCTGTAAATTGTCTATTAACGGCGTGTCTGTGCACCCCAAGCACATTGTCATAACTCTTATTCCTGTATTTTCATAGAACGGATCCATCTAGAAATAAGAAATAGATTAGGTAGGAAGAATCAGCAGCCCCAGAAAGTTAGGAGCCTTTTGAAGGAGTGCCCCGTTAGGAAAAATGGCAGGAAGAATTTATAGATGATTACAGCAAATATCAATGTTTGCCGATAGagttataacgtcacgcctttaatccccgaaggggtaggcagaggtgcacattatggtacataatgccaatgtacacccacatttcacaatttatgttgtaaatcccatgtaataggtggtgagcttattaccatataccgggcacatttccagactccgtgctaccactgagaaattttcgaaaaaccgaaaaaagtccaataatactttgcccgacccgggaatcgaacccgagactctttgtccggcagtcgcacttgcaaccactcggccaacgaggcactCTATGCCGATAGAGTCTATCGAGTTAAAAGCTGGTTGATGTCAAGCACTTACCTTACTTATGGAACTTAAGTATGTTACTATCTCTAGTGTCTAATTTATCTAATGGATGCAATTAAGTACTAATTAACTCGATAATGATGCAGACTGACTCACCGCTAAACATTGGCTGAAATGCAAAACAGCCATTTTGGAACCGCAGTAGATTGGCAAAAAGGGCATTTTTGTTATGGCCAATGTCGAAGCGATGTTCAAAATAGTGCCACCAGCACCGCCCTCATCCTTCCTCATATGGCTAACGCCTTTTAAGGTAAAGGAGACCAATCCTTGCTGGAAATATTAAAAGCTTATTAAAAGCTTATCGCCCTTCCTTCTAATtgctcttaaaataataataattatctttgtaGAGGTCTCTTACAAGATTATGTGACCCAAGAGACTTTAAATCTATTAACAACTTTCCATACCCAATTAACGTCGGAAGCAGTTCTCCACACGCTAGGAGCATCCACCATGATGCCAGCATTGTTGACGATGACGTCAATCTGCTTGAACTGAGCCAGCACGGAGTCCCACGCACTCACGATGTCCTCCTCCTTGCTCACGTCACATTTCACGAATATCACTTTATTGCCAAAAGTATTGTTCAGTTGTTCAGCTGTTGCGTTGCCCAGCTTTTCGGCTATGTCAAGAAGGGCTAcattctgtaataaaaaaaaattgttttatgaagAAGCATGAAACCAAGATTAATGCAGTGGAAATGAGAGCCTTGAGAAGTATGTATGGAGTATTAAGTGAAATAGTGTTATGGCTTGAAAGACAAGCATTGTAAAAGTTAGGGATGCTACGATGGTTTGAACATGTAGAACgtatggatgaaagcagatttacgaaagaaatatacaaggcggataAGAATGGGACCGCCTGTAGAgagcgccctagacggacatatatctaccagattggcaatatattaaaggagggccaaattaaaagtacattaaCCGACAGATATTCATGAAAAGACTGtcgatgaaacgaaagaggtgtgtaataatcgtagcaattggcgttccattgtctctgcctgcccccatgggagacaggcgttaggttatgtttgtatgtatgttttatataatgTGGTCTGTGGGCTATGACATGTTTTAACTAGTTAGGTTCATAAAGTATTATCACATGGCGCTAATCAATCAGACCGCACCTTATGAAATTCTAGATTTAGATTAAATTGGTAAACATGTGACTCACGtcattactttaatttttatttatttttggaatattcAAGACCGTTTGTCGAAACATTCGTCAACATGAAACTTTCGTATGTCAAGTATAGGGGAACCATgtcttcggcacaaatgggaggacttgaccggagtgataccacggcctcacttaTAAACAGCGTAAACGCTACAGTATGATTCAACCGCAACCCCTGCATGCTAGGAACTTTCGTTATCCTGCTAATCCTTTTACAATaggcttttaaaaaataaaaatatgtactatCTCTTTTACTGGAAAATTCTATAAGaacacttataataataatataacgttAATAAACGTTATAATATAACGTTTATTTCGGATAGATGTCCATATAGTAACATTTGGAAAAATGAAAATtggaataaacaaaataaattatgttgctTATATGCAGGCACAGTTATATTACAATTCATACTGTCCAACTAGAACCCGCATGAAAGCTTGCATCATTACTGAGTCGACTTTGTCAGCGACTACCTTCAGGATGCTATTAATGCTGCCCCGCACTCTGCGCAACAAGGAGGCGGTCCTCTTGCGAAGGATGGCATGAAAACCATCAACGCGAGCCGCTGCAAACATTCCAGATGCACTACATATATATGTGTCTAGATAAGTGTaccaatagatttttaattttcataccccgtcattataTAATGAATTGAAATACCTTGGCTCCGTGTTCCAGACAAGCCTTTGCGTATCCCGCACCAAGCCCGGAAGCACCTCCCGTAATAACAAACGTTTTATCTTTAACGTCCCACATCGCAATGATACGTCCGTCTACTACTAATTGTTACGTTAACTCTCGACACATATTAACTCCTCCTTCATTACAATcaacttatataaataattttatctcgAAAACTTAAGCGTCATAAATTTTtcgatgtttgttttatttagtgcTAACTTGTGTTTGTCTGTCTAAGCTATTGTTATCATAATGACATCGGCTTGTCGAGATTCAACTCTTAACATGAGTATTAAATGTGGTAAGTCCTTGACTgatgactgccaatagaaaactagtGGAGTTGAGTGAGTTTATAGTGAAGAGAAAATAACCACTAATCGTTTATTTAACAATCTCAATTATTTGCAGAAAACATAAATCAACAATGCAATATAGCCTAAAGAAGTGGCGGTCACATCACGGCCGTTGGGGGTCTACCCCACGGGTTCTGGATCATTGAACGCAGTTTTAAATTGATCCAACCATCGCAC contains:
- the LOC126912876 gene encoding alcohol dehydrogenase-like translates to MWDVKDKTFVITGGASGLGAGYAKACLEHGAKNVALLDIAEKLGNATAEQLNNTFGNKVIFVKCDVSKEEDIVSAWDSVLAQFKQIDVIVNNAGIMVDAPSVWRTASDVNWQGLVSFTLKGVSHMRKDEGGAGGTILNIASTLAITKMPFLPIYCGSKMAVLHFSQCLAMDPFYENTGIRVMTMCLGCTDTPLIDNLQTRPWDPKLVDDFVTNITNSFIRQKRESAVSALIKMLTTGNPGSIWLTLDNKPARDITSVIDNAYKEFEKVMAE